One Elephas maximus indicus isolate mEleMax1 chromosome X, mEleMax1 primary haplotype, whole genome shotgun sequence DNA segment encodes these proteins:
- the TMEM187 gene encoding transmembrane protein 187 codes for MEPESRQALFHVALGACLCVATVYTGVFEDVFIQVGHEHYAEAPVASLPAFVIMPFNSLINLAYVLLGWYWLHRDEGTLGCLAEAPRARYLKDVFAAMALLYGPVQWLRIGTQAHPAAVLDQWLTLPIFAWPVAWCFYLDKGWRPWLFLSIECLSLASYCLALLHPCGFEVALGMHILATVGLALRAQAGAGSATSGTYLALGMLSCLGFVVLKLWDHQLAQWHPFQQLTGHFWSKVCDVFQFHFAFLFLTNLDSPQRLPPEK; via the coding sequence ATGGAGCCAGAGTCAAGGCAGGCCCTGTTCCACGTGGCCCTGGGTGCCTGCCTCTGTGTGGCCACTGTCTACACCGGCGTTTTTGAGGATGTCTTCATCCAAGTGGGCCACGAGCACTATGCAGAGGCCCCTGTGGCCAGTCTCCCTGCCTTCGTAATCATGCCCTTCAACTCACTGATCAACTTGGCCTACGTGCTCCTGGGATGGTACTGGCTCCACAGAGATGAGGGCACGCTGGGATGCTTGGCAGAGGCGCCAAGGGCCCGTTACCTGAAGGATGTCTTTGCCGCTATGGCCCTCCTGTACGGCCCCGTCCAGTGGCTGCGGATTGGGACTCAGGCACACCCTGCTGCCGTGCTCGACCAGTGGCTCACCTTGCCCATTTTTGCATGGCCAGTGGCCTGGTGCTTCTACCTGGACAAGGGCTGGCGGCCCTGGTTGTTCCTCTCCATTgaatgcctctccctggccagcTACTGCCTGGCCCTGCTGCATCCCTGTGGGTTTGAGGTTGCCCTAGGCATGCATATCCTGGCCACTGTGGGGTTAGCCCTGCGCGCCCAGGCAGGGGCTGGCAGTGCCACCTCAGGCACGTATCTAGCCCTGGGGATGCTCTCCTGCCTGGGCTTCGTGGTCCTCAAGCTATGGGACCACCAGCTTGCACAGTGGCATCCCTTTCAGCAGCTGACGGGCCATTTCTGGTCCAAAGTCTGTGACGTCTTCCAGTTCCACTTTGCATTTTTGTTCCTGACAAATTTAGACAGTCCCCAAAGACTCCCCCCTGAGAAGTAG